Proteins found in one Gemmatimonadetes bacterium SCN 70-22 genomic segment:
- a CDS encoding carboxypeptidase — protein MLAAAPLQAQSIASRYRSVAERIIAEAIKDSSAWDRIALLTETHGNRLSGSPALERAIDWVIAQMQADGLENVKGEPVMVPRWVRGNESAEMILPRRAPLPMLGLGGSIGTPASGITAEVMVATSFADLEKRASEAAGKIVLFNFPWVDYGTTGAYRRQGAIAAAKAGALASLIRSVTPYSMRTPHTGSMSYDPDVRKIPHAALTPEDADMIARMVQRGEKVVVKLTMEARTLADAPSRNVMGEIRGSEFPDEVIVMGGHIDSWDVGRGAMDDAGGVVAAWEALRVLKRLGLTPKRTIRVVGWTNEENGMRGGNGYRDARKGELDNHILAIESDGGVFKPLGFGFTGPDAAFARISEIGKLLDPIGAGKITKGGGGADIGPIMALGVPGMGLNVEDSKYFWYHHTDADTVDKLDPREVAMCVASMAVMAYVVADMPERLRPTGH, from the coding sequence CTGCTGGCGGCGGCGCCGCTGCAGGCGCAATCGATCGCCTCGCGCTACCGCTCGGTGGCCGAGCGCATCATCGCCGAGGCGATCAAGGACAGCTCGGCCTGGGACCGCATTGCCCTCCTCACCGAGACGCACGGCAACCGGCTGAGCGGATCGCCGGCGCTCGAGCGTGCGATCGACTGGGTCATCGCCCAGATGCAGGCGGACGGACTGGAGAACGTGAAGGGCGAGCCGGTGATGGTCCCCCGCTGGGTGCGCGGCAACGAATCGGCGGAGATGATCCTCCCGCGCCGCGCCCCGCTCCCGATGCTCGGGTTGGGGGGAAGCATCGGGACGCCGGCCTCGGGGATCACCGCCGAGGTGATGGTGGCGACGTCGTTCGCCGACCTCGAGAAGCGCGCGAGCGAGGCGGCGGGGAAGATCGTCCTCTTCAACTTCCCGTGGGTCGACTACGGGACGACCGGCGCCTATCGCCGGCAGGGGGCGATCGCGGCGGCCAAGGCGGGGGCGCTGGCCTCGCTCATCCGCTCGGTCACGCCCTACTCGATGCGCACGCCCCACACGGGCTCCATGTCGTACGACCCCGACGTACGGAAGATCCCCCACGCGGCCCTCACCCCGGAGGATGCCGACATGATTGCGCGCATGGTGCAGCGCGGCGAGAAGGTCGTGGTGAAGCTGACGATGGAGGCGAGGACGCTGGCCGATGCGCCGTCGCGGAACGTGATGGGGGAGATTCGCGGGTCGGAATTCCCCGACGAGGTGATCGTGATGGGGGGGCACATCGACTCGTGGGACGTGGGACGCGGGGCGATGGACGACGCCGGTGGGGTCGTGGCGGCGTGGGAGGCGCTTCGCGTCCTCAAGCGGCTGGGGCTGACCCCCAAGCGGACGATCCGCGTGGTGGGTTGGACGAACGAGGAGAACGGGATGCGCGGCGGGAACGGCTACCGCGACGCACGCAAGGGAGAGCTCGACAACCACATCCTGGCCATCGAGTCCGACGGCGGGGTGTTCAAGCCCCTTGGCTTCGGGTTCACCGGACCGGATGCCGCGTTTGCCAGGATCTCCGAGATCGGGAAGCTCCTCGACCCGATCGGGGCGGGGAAGATCACCAAGGGCGGGGGCGGGGCCGACATCGGCCCGATCATGGCGCTCGGGGTGCCGGGGATGGGGCTGAACGTGGAGGATTCGAAGTACTTCTGGTACCACCACACCGACGCCGACACGGTCGACAAGCTCGATCCGCGCGAGGTGGCGATGTGCGTGGCGTCGATGGCCGTCATGGCGTACGTGGTCGCCGACATGCCGGAGCGGCTGCGCCCGACGGGGCACTGA
- a CDS encoding aminopeptidase, with amino-acid sequence MRGMALALAACAVAFPGAASAQERAAARARARELGVAPGIFRPGGLNAITDVAGVRVGQATVIEGDSVRTGVTAILPHGGNPFLDRVPAAIHVGNGFGKLLGVTQVRELGELETPILLTCTLCVWKAADAMVDWMLKRPGMEGVGSINPVVGETNDGVLNAIRSRPIRPEHVRAALEGASAGAVAEGAVGAGAGTVAFGWKGGIGTSSRVLPRSLGGYTVGVLVQSNFGGVLQVMGAPVGEALGRYAFKDDVDRERGDGSIMMVVATDAPLLDRNLERLAARAIMGLSRTGSSASNGSGDYVIAFSTAASVRRHLPAPRDTSRAASFRVSEELVNDATSALFQAVVEATEEAIYNSLFAATSVRSNARTVEALPLDEVRRILQQHGIRPR; translated from the coding sequence ATGCGCGGGATGGCGCTGGCGCTGGCGGCGTGCGCGGTCGCGTTTCCGGGAGCCGCGTCGGCCCAGGAGCGCGCCGCCGCCCGCGCCCGCGCCCGCGAGCTCGGCGTGGCCCCCGGGATCTTCCGCCCCGGAGGGTTGAACGCCATCACCGACGTGGCGGGGGTACGGGTGGGGCAGGCGACCGTCATCGAGGGAGACTCGGTGCGCACCGGCGTCACCGCGATCCTCCCGCACGGCGGGAACCCGTTCCTCGACCGCGTCCCGGCCGCCATCCACGTGGGCAATGGGTTCGGCAAGCTGCTGGGGGTCACGCAGGTCCGTGAGCTGGGCGAGCTCGAGACCCCGATCCTCCTGACCTGCACGTTGTGCGTCTGGAAGGCCGCCGACGCGATGGTGGACTGGATGCTGAAGCGTCCCGGCATGGAGGGGGTAGGGTCGATCAACCCGGTCGTCGGGGAGACCAACGATGGCGTGCTCAACGCCATCCGTTCCCGCCCCATTCGTCCCGAGCACGTGCGTGCGGCGCTGGAGGGGGCGAGCGCGGGGGCGGTGGCCGAAGGGGCGGTGGGCGCGGGGGCCGGCACGGTTGCCTTCGGATGGAAGGGGGGAATCGGGACCAGCTCGCGTGTCCTCCCGCGATCGTTAGGCGGCTACACGGTCGGCGTGCTGGTGCAGTCCAACTTCGGCGGCGTCCTCCAGGTGATGGGGGCGCCAGTGGGGGAGGCGCTTGGGCGCTACGCCTTCAAGGACGACGTCGACCGCGAGCGCGGCGACGGCTCGATCATGATGGTGGTGGCCACCGACGCCCCCCTCCTCGACCGGAACCTGGAGCGGCTGGCGGCGCGCGCGATCATGGGCCTCTCGCGCACCGGCTCGTCGGCCTCCAACGGGAGCGGCGACTACGTGATCGCCTTCTCGACCGCCGCCAGCGTGCGCCGCCACCTTCCGGCCCCCCGCGACACGTCGCGCGCCGCGTCGTTCCGGGTGAGCGAGGAGCTGGTGAACGACGCCACGTCGGCCCTCTTCCAGGCCGTCGTGGAGGCCACCGAGGAGGCGATCTACAACTCGCTCTTCGCCGCCACTTCCGTCAGAAGCAACGCACGCACGGTGGAGGCGCTCCCGCTCGACGAGGTGCGCCGCATCCTGCAGCAGCATGGCATCCGGCCACGCTGA
- a CDS encoding DNA-binding response regulator: MDALVLIIDDEPQIRRALAQMLEERGARVISAASGGEGLSLAASRSPDLVILDIGLPDLGGDVVCRELRAWSQVPIVVLSARHSEAEKVRLLDLGADDYLTKPFGGAELVARVRAHLRRAAVSENELPAVIRAGAIEIDFHRRGAFRDGERIHLTPLEWSLLRTMATQAGRTLTHRQLFDAVWARSHGNASQYLRVFITALRKKIEPDPSAPQLIVTEPGVGYRFEIPRALS; this comes from the coding sequence ATCGACGCGCTCGTCCTCATCATCGACGACGAACCCCAGATCCGGCGGGCACTTGCCCAGATGCTGGAGGAGCGAGGGGCGCGAGTGATCTCCGCCGCGTCGGGCGGGGAGGGGCTTTCCCTCGCCGCGTCCCGGAGCCCGGACCTGGTCATCCTCGACATCGGGCTCCCGGACCTCGGGGGCGACGTCGTGTGCCGCGAACTGCGGGCCTGGAGCCAGGTCCCCATCGTGGTCTTGTCGGCGCGGCACTCCGAGGCCGAGAAGGTGCGCCTCCTGGACCTGGGGGCGGACGACTATCTCACGAAGCCGTTCGGGGGGGCGGAGCTGGTGGCGCGCGTGCGCGCCCACCTGCGTCGGGCGGCCGTCTCGGAGAACGAGCTGCCGGCGGTCATCCGCGCGGGGGCCATCGAGATCGATTTTCATCGGCGCGGTGCCTTCCGGGATGGGGAGCGGATCCACCTGACCCCGCTGGAGTGGTCACTGCTACGGACCATGGCCACGCAGGCGGGGCGTACGCTCACGCACCGCCAGCTGTTCGACGCCGTCTGGGCGCGGTCGCATGGCAATGCGTCACAGTACCTGCGGGTCTTCATCACCGCGCTGCGCAAGAAGATCGAGCCCGACCCCTCGGCGCCGCAGCTCATCGTGACCGAACCCGGCGTGGGGTATCGCTTCGAGATTCCGCGCGCGCTGTCGTGA
- a CDS encoding phenylacetic acid degradation bifunctional protein PaaZ, translating to MRLQNYALGQWVLGTSAGTDLFHAVTGEKVAEASSAGLDFKAMLDYARSVGGPKLRRMTFHQRALMLKEMARYLSERKDALYALSTATGATKGDSWIDIDGGIGTFFVYASKGRREFPNETFFVDGAPEAISKNGTFVGRHVCVPLEGVAVHINAFNFPVWGMMEKMAPSLLAGVPCIVKPATLTSFLTEAAFRMMLESRILPEGAVQLICGSAGDLLDHLECQDAVAFTGSASTGRMLKESKRIVGNAVRFNMEADSLNCSILGPDAVPGTDEFDLFVKEVVREMTSKAGQKCTAIRRTIVPENVMEDVVAALRKRLGDVKVGDPSAEGVKMGPLAGRAQVREVRKAAEAIQSGAEVVFGGGEVQGLVNADASKGAFYPITLLACNDPFANPAPHEIEAFGPVNTVMPYATVGDAIALARLGKGSLCGSLFTADDDVARDVVLGTAAYHGRLYVMNRHSAKEATGHGSPLPHLVHGGPGRAGGGEELGGVRGVMHYMQRTAVQGAPQTITRITNEWIAGADQPSDRIHPFRKYFEELAIGETYTTHRRTVTEADIVNFACLSGDHFYAHMDEIAARESMFGRRVAHGYFVIAAAAGLFVDPAPGPVIANYGMEGLRFTKPVYAGDTIQAKLTCKQKTVKETPADGVPQGVVAWDVNVSNQDAELVATYTILTLVRRK from the coding sequence ATGCGACTCCAGAACTACGCCCTCGGCCAGTGGGTGCTGGGCACCAGTGCCGGCACCGACCTCTTCCACGCCGTCACCGGGGAGAAGGTGGCCGAAGCGAGCAGCGCAGGGCTCGACTTCAAGGCGATGCTCGACTACGCGCGGTCGGTCGGCGGTCCCAAGCTGCGGCGGATGACGTTCCACCAGCGTGCGCTGATGCTCAAGGAGATGGCCAGGTATCTCTCGGAGCGAAAGGATGCGTTGTACGCGCTCTCCACGGCGACCGGGGCGACGAAGGGCGATTCCTGGATCGATATCGACGGCGGGATCGGGACGTTCTTCGTCTACGCCAGCAAGGGGCGCCGCGAGTTCCCCAACGAGACGTTCTTCGTGGACGGCGCGCCCGAGGCGATCTCCAAGAACGGAACGTTCGTGGGGCGCCACGTCTGCGTCCCCCTCGAAGGGGTCGCGGTGCACATCAACGCCTTCAACTTCCCGGTGTGGGGGATGATGGAGAAGATGGCGCCGTCGCTCCTGGCGGGGGTCCCCTGCATCGTGAAGCCGGCCACGCTGACCTCCTTCCTGACGGAGGCCGCGTTCCGGATGATGCTCGAGTCGAGGATCCTCCCCGAGGGGGCCGTGCAGCTCATCTGCGGGAGCGCCGGTGACCTCCTCGATCACCTGGAGTGCCAGGACGCCGTCGCCTTCACCGGGTCGGCGTCCACCGGGCGCATGCTCAAGGAGTCGAAGCGCATTGTCGGCAACGCGGTGCGCTTCAACATGGAGGCCGACTCACTCAACTGCTCGATCCTGGGCCCCGATGCCGTCCCCGGCACCGACGAGTTCGACCTCTTCGTCAAGGAGGTCGTACGCGAGATGACGAGCAAGGCCGGACAGAAGTGCACCGCGATCCGGCGCACGATCGTCCCAGAGAACGTGATGGAGGACGTGGTCGCCGCGCTAAGGAAGCGTCTGGGCGACGTGAAGGTGGGGGATCCCTCGGCGGAGGGGGTGAAGATGGGCCCCCTCGCCGGGCGCGCGCAGGTGCGCGAGGTGCGCAAGGCGGCGGAGGCGATCCAGTCGGGGGCCGAGGTGGTCTTCGGCGGCGGCGAGGTGCAGGGCTTGGTCAACGCCGATGCGTCGAAGGGGGCGTTCTATCCCATCACCCTCCTCGCCTGCAACGATCCGTTCGCCAACCCCGCGCCGCACGAGATCGAAGCCTTCGGGCCGGTGAACACGGTGATGCCGTACGCCACCGTGGGCGACGCCATCGCCCTGGCGCGCCTGGGGAAGGGGTCGCTCTGCGGCTCCCTCTTCACCGCCGATGACGACGTGGCCCGGGACGTGGTCCTCGGCACGGCGGCCTACCACGGGCGGCTCTACGTCATGAACCGCCACAGTGCCAAGGAGGCGACGGGTCACGGCTCGCCGCTCCCGCACCTCGTGCACGGTGGGCCGGGACGCGCCGGCGGCGGCGAGGAGCTGGGAGGGGTGCGCGGGGTCATGCACTACATGCAGCGCACCGCGGTGCAGGGGGCGCCGCAGACGATCACCCGCATCACCAACGAGTGGATCGCCGGCGCCGACCAGCCGAGCGACCGGATTCACCCATTCCGCAAGTACTTCGAGGAGCTGGCCATCGGCGAGACCTACACGACCCACCGGCGAACCGTGACGGAGGCCGACATCGTCAACTTCGCCTGCCTGAGCGGCGATCACTTCTACGCCCACATGGACGAGATCGCGGCTCGGGAGTCGATGTTCGGGCGCCGGGTGGCGCACGGGTACTTCGTCATCGCGGCCGCGGCGGGACTCTTCGTGGACCCGGCGCCGGGACCGGTCATCGCCAATTACGGGATGGAGGGGCTCCGCTTCACCAAGCCGGTCTACGCGGGCGATACCATCCAGGCCAAGCTCACCTGCAAGCAGAAGACGGTGAAGGAGACGCCGGCGGACGGCGTGCCGCAGGGGGTGGTGGCGTGGGACGTGAACGTGTCGAACCAGGATGCGGAGCTCGTGGCGACGTACACGATCCTGACGCTGGTCCGCCGAAAATAG